Proteins from a genomic interval of Capsicum annuum cultivar UCD-10X-F1 chromosome 4, UCD10Xv1.1, whole genome shotgun sequence:
- the LOC124898055 gene encoding uncharacterized protein LOC124898055: MMRGRRVVKGCIEQWRANTVCLQETKLQGNLQEIVKQLWGRRGVNFACLEASVKFSILINGAPEGFFASQRGIRQGDPLSPFSFIFAMEGLNNMIKTAKDSLHINGRKSHVYPINLVPNIDLLASILEGGVGALPSIYLGMPLKAKSKSNEIWDSVLEKCKKKLSRWKAQYLFIGSRLTLVNAVLDALPTYMLTLFPIPTDVVQRLEKIKIRLRDAFSGKETKPERVIT; this comes from the exons ATGATGAGGGGAAGAAGAGTGGTGAAGGGTTGTATTGAGCAATGGAGGGCTAATACAGTGTGTCTTCAAGAAACAAAGTTACAAGGGAACTTGCAAGAGATAGTGAAACAATTATGGGGAAGGAGAGGGGTTAATTTCGCTTGTTTAGAAGCTAGTG TGAAGTTTTCAATACTAATCAATGGTGCACCTGAAGGCTTCTTTGCATCCCAAAGAGGTATAAGACAAGGAGACCCTTTGTCCCCTTTCTCGTTTATCTTTGCCATGGAAGGTCTTAATAATATGATCAAGACTGCAAAAGACA GTTTGCATATTAATGGGAGGAAGAGCCATGTGTACCCTATTAATCTAGTTCCAAATATTGATCTTCTTGCCTCAATCTTGGAAGGTGGAGTGGGAGCCTTGCCATCTATATACTTAGGTATGCCTCTGAAGGctaaatcaaaatcaaatgagATATGGGACTCGGTTTTGGAGAAATGTAAAAAGAAGCTTTCTAGATGGAAAGCCCAGTACTTGTTTATTGGGAGTAGACTTACCTTGGTTAATGCAGTTCTTGATGCCCTTCCAACTTATATGCTTACTTTATTTCCAATCCCTACAGACGTGGTACAGAGGCTagaaaagattaagataagatTAAGAGATGCTTTTTCTGGAAAGGAAACAAAACCAGAAAGGGTTATCACCTAG